In the genome of Rhizobium etli 8C-3, one region contains:
- a CDS encoding zinc-finger domain-containing protein, translated as MAGHNIPHFQNDGGHRVIEVGVKEFMCTGASVPFDHPHIFIDMGDDNEKVCSYCSTLYRFNGALKPSQTNPAGCVFHVKAA; from the coding sequence ATGGCCGGCCACAACATTCCCCACTTCCAGAACGACGGCGGACACCGCGTGATCGAAGTCGGCGTGAAGGAGTTCATGTGCACCGGCGCATCCGTGCCCTTCGACCATCCGCATATCTTCATCGACATGGGCGACGACAACGAGAAGGTCTGCTCATACTGCTCGACACTCTATCGCTTCAATGGCGCACTGAAGCCGAGCCAGACGAACCCGGCCGGTTGCGTCTTCCATGTCAAGGCTGCCTGA
- the cysE gene encoding serine O-acetyltransferase yields MVAKTDVRSFESSNPLKVMDPIWDSLREEARVAAEKDPVLAAFLYSTVINHRSLEECVIHRICERLDHPDIQATLLRQVFDGMLEDWPEWSDILRVDIQAVYDRDPACLRFMEAVLYFKGFHALQTHRLAHWLLNHGRRDLALYLQSRSSSVFQTDINPAARIGRGIFLDHATGLVVGETAVIGDNVSILHGVTLGGTGKEGADRHPKIGSGVLIGAGAKILGNIQIGYCSRVAAGSVVLKAVPPKTTVAGVPAKVVGEAGCSEPSRIMDQVIGADI; encoded by the coding sequence ATGGTCGCGAAGACTGACGTTCGTTCTTTTGAGTCATCAAACCCGCTGAAGGTCATGGATCCGATCTGGGACAGCCTGCGTGAAGAAGCGCGTGTCGCTGCCGAGAAGGATCCGGTGCTGGCGGCTTTCCTTTATTCGACGGTGATCAACCACCGTTCGCTGGAAGAATGCGTCATCCATCGTATCTGCGAACGCCTCGACCATCCCGACATACAGGCGACGCTGCTTCGCCAGGTCTTCGACGGAATGCTCGAAGACTGGCCCGAATGGAGCGATATCCTGCGCGTCGATATTCAGGCCGTCTACGACCGAGACCCCGCATGCCTGCGCTTCATGGAGGCGGTGCTGTATTTCAAGGGATTTCATGCGCTGCAGACACATCGCCTGGCCCACTGGCTGCTCAATCACGGGCGCCGGGATCTGGCCCTTTATCTTCAGAGCCGGTCGTCCAGCGTCTTCCAGACGGACATCAATCCGGCAGCGCGCATCGGCCGGGGAATATTCCTCGATCACGCCACCGGCCTCGTCGTCGGCGAAACGGCGGTGATCGGCGACAACGTCTCCATCCTGCATGGCGTCACGCTTGGCGGCACGGGCAAGGAGGGTGCTGACCGTCATCCGAAGATCGGCAGCGGTGTGCTTATCGGTGCGGGCGCGAAAATTCTCGGCAATATCCAGATCGGCTATTGCTCGCGTGTGGCGGCCGGCTCGGTCGTTCTAAAGGCCGTCCCGCCGAAGACGACGGTTGCAGGAGTGCCGGCGAAGGTGGTCGGGGAGGCGGGGTGTTCGGAACCGTCGCGCATCATGGACCAGGTGATTGGCGCCGATATCTGA
- a CDS encoding DUF3126 family protein encodes MKPEELKKLDAYFKKTLNPQIVVKARPRKDDSAEVYLGEEFLGVVYVDDEDGDRSYNFSMAILDVDL; translated from the coding sequence GTGAAGCCTGAAGAACTCAAGAAGCTCGACGCTTATTTCAAGAAGACGCTCAATCCGCAGATCGTCGTCAAGGCGCGCCCGCGCAAGGATGATTCTGCGGAAGTTTATCTCGGCGAAGAGTTCTTGGGTGTCGTTTATGTCGATGACGAAGATGGCGACCGTTCCTACAACTTTTCGATGGCGATCCTCGACGTCGATCTCTGA
- a CDS encoding phasin family protein gives MFNFDDTSRKSKEAMDTMLKSYSDTAKGVQAIATEAAEFSKKSFQDAVNHFETLSGARSFETVFELQTGFIKSSYENFIAEATKMGEMYADLAKGAYKPYEPPVPVPSAKPPKAAQVTPTAA, from the coding sequence ATGTTCAACTTCGACGACACGAGCCGGAAGAGCAAGGAAGCCATGGACACGATGCTGAAGAGCTATTCCGACACGGCCAAGGGCGTCCAGGCGATCGCCACCGAAGCTGCCGAATTTTCGAAGAAATCCTTTCAGGACGCCGTCAATCATTTCGAGACGCTTTCGGGCGCCCGCAGCTTTGAAACGGTCTTCGAGTTGCAGACCGGCTTCATAAAGTCCTCCTACGAAAACTTCATCGCCGAGGCGACGAAGATGGGAGAAATGTACGCCGATCTCGCCAAGGGCGCCTACAAGCCTTACGAACCGCCAGTACCGGTTCCCTCCGCAAAGCCGCCCAAGGCTGCCCAGGTGACGCCCACAGCTGCGTAA
- a CDS encoding alpha/beta fold hydrolase, with product MNLNTPAFSSFSHGGLKLVYFDEGDPNGPPVLLIHGFASTANVNWVHPGWVKTLGDAGYRVIAMDNRGHGASDKPHDAEAYRPWIMAEDAVALLDHLGISEANIMGYSMGARISVFTALAHPHRVRSLVLGGLGIGMTDGVGDWDPIADALLAPSLDGVTHARGRMFRAFAEQTRSDRQALASCIRGSRDLVARTDMGRIDAPTLIGVGTKDDIAGSAEELAGLMPHAQALDIPGRDHMLAVGDKVFKKAVLEFYKRVSGW from the coding sequence ATGAATCTGAATACGCCCGCATTCTCCAGTTTCAGCCACGGCGGTCTGAAACTCGTTTATTTCGACGAAGGAGATCCCAACGGCCCACCGGTGCTGCTCATTCATGGTTTTGCTTCGACCGCCAACGTCAACTGGGTGCATCCCGGCTGGGTGAAGACGCTGGGCGATGCAGGCTATCGGGTGATCGCGATGGATAATCGCGGCCATGGAGCAAGCGACAAACCCCACGATGCCGAAGCCTACAGGCCGTGGATCATGGCGGAAGATGCCGTGGCGCTACTCGATCATCTAGGCATTTCGGAAGCCAATATCATGGGCTACTCGATGGGCGCGCGGATTTCGGTTTTCACGGCGCTTGCTCATCCGCATCGCGTGCGTTCGTTGGTGCTAGGTGGCCTTGGTATCGGGATGACGGACGGCGTCGGCGATTGGGATCCGATCGCCGATGCGCTGCTGGCGCCCTCGCTGGACGGCGTCACGCATGCCCGAGGGCGCATGTTTCGCGCCTTTGCCGAGCAGACCAGGAGCGACCGGCAGGCGCTCGCTTCCTGTATCCGGGGATCGCGCGATCTCGTCGCGCGGACCGACATGGGCCGGATCGATGCGCCCACTTTGATCGGCGTTGGAACAAAGGACGATATTGCAGGTTCGGCAGAGGAGTTGGCGGGGTTGATGCCGCATGCCCAGGCGCTGGACATTCCGGGTCGTGACCATATGTTGGCGGTGGGAGACAAGGTATTCAAGAAGGCGGTTCTAGAGTTCTACAAGAGAGTCTCTGGCTGGTGA
- the clpS gene encoding ATP-dependent Clp protease adapter ClpS, whose protein sequence is MIAKPIRMQNDSERNGDNGNRGTSVITRTKPKTKKPNLYRVLILNDDYTPMEFVIHILERFFQKDRESATRIMLHVHNHGVGECGIFTYEVAETKVSQVMDFARQHQHPLQCVMEKK, encoded by the coding sequence ATGATCGCAAAGCCGATCCGGATGCAAAATGACAGCGAAAGGAACGGGGACAACGGAAATCGCGGAACCTCGGTCATCACACGCACGAAGCCGAAGACCAAGAAGCCCAATCTCTACCGCGTGCTGATTTTGAATGACGACTACACTCCTATGGAATTCGTCATCCACATCCTGGAGCGGTTTTTCCAGAAGGATCGTGAAAGTGCCACTCGCATCATGCTTCATGTCCATAATCACGGCGTCGGCGAATGCGGGATATTTACATACGAGGTAGCGGAGACGAAGGTAAGCCAGGTGATGGACTTCGCCCGTCAGCACCAGCATCCGCTGCAGTGCGTCATGGAAAAGAAGTGA
- a CDS encoding DUF3597 domain-containing protein has product MGIFDKIKNAIFGGQAQAAPVTEAAAAPKTVPGQTAAAPSAAPSVTPKTAPATVDIVPILDAAVKQSGQKLDWRRSIVDLMKAVGMDASLSERKELAAELGYSGDTGDSAKMNMFLHKALMKKLSENGGKVPADLMD; this is encoded by the coding sequence GTGGGTATTTTCGATAAAATCAAGAACGCGATTTTCGGCGGCCAAGCGCAGGCAGCACCGGTGACCGAGGCGGCGGCAGCGCCGAAAACGGTGCCTGGGCAGACGGCGGCCGCGCCATCGGCAGCACCATCCGTAACTCCAAAGACCGCGCCGGCGACCGTCGATATCGTTCCGATTCTCGATGCTGCCGTCAAACAGAGCGGACAGAAGCTGGATTGGCGGCGCTCGATCGTCGATCTGATGAAGGCGGTCGGCATGGATGCGAGCCTTTCCGAGCGCAAGGAACTCGCTGCGGAACTCGGTTATTCGGGAGATACAGGCGATTCCGCCAAAATGAACATGTTCCTTCACAAGGCGCTCATGAAGAAGCTGTCTGAAAATGGCGGCAAGGTTCCCGCGGATCTGATGGATTGA